TAGAAAATATGGTAATTAGCGCTGTTGCAGTGATGAGTGCCTCATAAGGCATGCCAGTTTTGCTCATAATGATCGCATTTACCGGCACGATATACATCATCGCCAAAAACGTCGTAAGTCCCGCTCCAAATTCCTGCTTCACACTAGTTTTGTTTTGTGCTAAGTCAAAAAATTTCACCCCAAGCTCCTTTTAGTAAATTTTAAGTTCGTTATATAAGCTATCACGCTCAACCGGCGTAAAACCAGATGTCTTTATGAGATCGCAAAATGTCTTTAATGTAACGCCATTTGCGCTATTTGCGCCAGCTGCACTTTGGATGCTCTCTTTTTCTATCGTGCCATCAAGATCATCAGCGCCAAATTCCTGCGCTATCATCGCTAAATTTAAGGTCGATGTAGCCCAGTATGCCTTTATGTGTGGGACATTATCAAGCACCAAGCGAGATATCGCCATAGTCTTTAAAATTTCAGCTGATCCTAGAAATTTCACATCTTTTAAGTAGTTATTTTCTCTTTGATAGACAAGTGGGATAAATGCGTTAAATCCGCCAGTTTCGTCCTGCAAGTCCCTTATCCTTAGCATGTGATCGATCCTATTTTCACGACTTTCTATGTGGCCAAAAAGCATTGTTGCGTTGCTTTGTTTGCCGTGATTGTGCCACATTTTGTGGATCTTTAGCCAGTTCTCGCTACTTACTTTGCCTTTGCAAATTTTAGCCCTGATCTCTTCATCAAAAATTTCAGCCCCGCCGCCTGGCATGCTATCGACGCCATATTCGAGCATCTTTTCTATCACCTCATCGTAGCTTAAGCCGTAATGCCTTGACAAAAAATCAATCTCAGCCGCCGTCATCGCCTTTACATGAAGCTCTGGATGATCTGCCTTTATCTTTTTAAAAATTTCTAAGTACCACTGCCAGCCGCTAGTTGCGTTGTGGGCGGAGACGATGTGTATCTCTTTTGCGCCGTGGCTCACGCTCTCATCAACGATCTTTAAAATTTCTTCGTGGCTCATTAGGTATGGATTTGGATTTTTTCTGTGGGCTGAAAATGCGCAAAATTTACAGATATCAGCACAGATATTTGTTGGATTGATATGGCGATTTACATTAAAAAAGACCTTGTTGCCGTGCAGTTTTCTGCGCTTTTTATCGGCAAATTTAGCCAAGGTAAAAAGATCAAGCTCATAAAGCGAAAAAGCCTCTTGCTTGCTTAATCTCTCGCCACTTTCTAGTTTTTGTAATAGATTCATTATTTATATCGTCCTAAAGCTGAACTTAAGGCTTCATTATAAGCAAATAAAGCTTTGTTTTTGCAAAAATTATGTAACATTTGCCAAGATATTTTTAACAATGGAAACACTAAATGCTAGCTGATAAAAGTGCCAAAAATAGTGATAATTATTCAAAGATCAAAGAGAAATTTCTTGATTTTAAGGCAAATTTACCAAAACATTTTCAAAAAAATCAGGGTAGAAATTTTGCAAATTTTTTAGCAAAAGAATATGATGATTTTATAAAATCTTATTTAAATGAAACAATGCGAGAGTTTTTTGATGATTTCATTCCGCAAAATGATAGCTTTGCCTTTGGCGTTTTAGCCACCGGAAAGTACGCTCAGACGCTAATAAGTGCAAATAGTGAGCTAGAAATTTTACTAGTTTATAAAAATTTAAAAGGCTACAACATAAAGAATTTCTTAAAAGAATTTAGCGAAATTTTAAGTAGCTCTGGAATAAATTTTTATATAAAAAGCGTTGAAATAGATGAAATTTTTACAAATTACAAAGACGATCTCAAATTTAAAAGCGAAACATCGCAAGTCCGATATATCTGTGGTTCAAAAAGTCTCTACCGTCTAGTAAAAAGCGAGATCATAAAATTAAAAGAATTTGATAAAAAAGCCTTTTTAAACTACCATTTAAAGGCATTTTTGCCGTTTTCTAGCATCAGCTACTTAGCCCAAGAGCCAAATTTAAAAAGTGGCTTTGGCGGGATAGATGAAATTTATCACCTAAACTGCATACTAAACTGCCTAGATAGCGACGTTTCTGTTAGGTCTCAAGCCCTAAAAGTGATGAATGAAAAAGAGATCGCTAGCTTTAACCTAAATGTGGACTTTTTATTAAGCTTGCTAAGTGCTTTAAATTTAACTCAAAATACTGATACTTTCAGCGCTTCAAGCGTTGAGATCACGACAAATTTCATGCAGACAAAGTCCAAAAAACTTCAAGACAACGAAAGCGTCATCAGCCAAAAAATGCTAAGCTCAATGAATAATGTTGCTATTTATTCAAGGTTTATCGTCGCTTCTCTTTGTAGGCCATTTTTTAAAAGTGAGCTAAATTTTGATCAGAGAAAATTTGCTAGGCTAAAAAATGGCTTTTACGAAATAAATGGCGTTATTTACGTGCCACTTCATAAAAAGCCAGCTCTTATTGAAAATCTAATAACCGAGCTTTTAGAACTAAAAGATGTGGATTATAAATTTGATATAAGCGCGATCTTTTACATCAAGCGAGCCATTATCACAAAAAGCGGCTTAGAGCGTGCTATAAGCGAGTTTAAAAAGATATTTTTAAGAAAAAATTCCTACGCAATTTTAAAATCATTGCTCGATGCGCAAATGATACAAATTTTAATAAAACCAATGGAACACATCAGCCAGCTAGCTCAGTATGATGGCTATCACGAATTTACGGTCGATGAGCATAGTATTTTAAGTGTAAAATTTCTTGAAAATATAAAAGATAAATTTATAAAAAATCTCTATACCGAGCTTTGCTTGGAGGGCAAGACGATGCTAAAGATCGTGACTTTAATGCACGACGTTGGTAAGGGGCTTGGCAAAGACCACGCAAATATCGGAGCAAATATCTTTAGAGCCTACGCAAACAAGCTAAATTTAAGCCAAAAGGCCGTAAATATCGGAGTTACGCTTGTAAAATATCACACCCTAATGAGCAATGTCTCAAACAGAGAGGACATCTACTCGCAACGCGTTATCTTTGCCTTCATCTCAAAGCTAGGTGACAAGCAGGTTTTAAAGCTACTTTACATCCTGAGCTACTGTGTAATAAACGCAACAAACGAAAAGCTTTATAACGCCTACACCGCAAAGCTTTTAAGAGAGCTTTATGAAATTTCATTAAATGCATTTGGCGATGAAAACTTACTTG
This genomic interval from Campylobacter concisus contains the following:
- a CDS encoding aminofutalosine synthase MqnE, with amino-acid sequence MNLLQKLESGERLSKQEAFSLYELDLFTLAKFADKKRRKLHGNKVFFNVNRHINPTNICADICKFCAFSAHRKNPNPYLMSHEEILKIVDESVSHGAKEIHIVSAHNATSGWQWYLEIFKKIKADHPELHVKAMTAAEIDFLSRHYGLSYDEVIEKMLEYGVDSMPGGGAEIFDEEIRAKICKGKVSSENWLKIHKMWHNHGKQSNATMLFGHIESRENRIDHMLRIRDLQDETGGFNAFIPLVYQRENNYLKDVKFLGSAEILKTMAISRLVLDNVPHIKAYWATSTLNLAMIAQEFGADDLDGTIEKESIQSAAGANSANGVTLKTFCDLIKTSGFTPVERDSLYNELKIY
- a CDS encoding ABC transporter ATP-binding protein → MLADKSAKNSDNYSKIKEKFLDFKANLPKHFQKNQGRNFANFLAKEYDDFIKSYLNETMREFFDDFIPQNDSFAFGVLATGKYAQTLISANSELEILLVYKNLKGYNIKNFLKEFSEILSSSGINFYIKSVEIDEIFTNYKDDLKFKSETSQVRYICGSKSLYRLVKSEIIKLKEFDKKAFLNYHLKAFLPFSSISYLAQEPNLKSGFGGIDEIYHLNCILNCLDSDVSVRSQALKVMNEKEIASFNLNVDFLLSLLSALNLTQNTDTFSASSVEITTNFMQTKSKKLQDNESVISQKMLSSMNNVAIYSRFIVASLCRPFFKSELNFDQRKFARLKNGFYEINGVIYVPLHKKPALIENLITELLELKDVDYKFDISAIFYIKRAIITKSGLERAISEFKKIFLRKNSYAILKSLLDAQMIQILIKPMEHISQLAQYDGYHEFTVDEHSILSVKFLENIKDKFIKNLYTELCLEGKTMLKIVTLMHDVGKGLGKDHANIGANIFRAYANKLNLSQKAVNIGVTLVKYHTLMSNVSNREDIYSQRVIFAFISKLGDKQVLKLLYILSYCVINATNEKLYNAYTAKLLRELYEISLNAFGDENLLDEATRRVKKEQSIKRNSEFLALTPSLQDKIFKITSNLVFAKYSASEIINLSKVADSLNTTEIFINNSKNLSIQIYTKKSLNLSALLYEFAKFDLAYMEIFELFEKKFYIRLDFNQNIKKEELEITKNLALISLNSETLREPLKPNINKDEINFELNHSKDYAKLSINAKDQRGLMAYVMGVFDRLSFQITSARIQTVKNRTRNLFLIEKNERLESKGDEILNLLISE